A section of the Acidobacteriota bacterium genome encodes:
- a CDS encoding sigma-54-dependent Fis family transcriptional regulator, whose translation MNARVLVVDDEQVFRMLAEEALSSEGFEVKTAGTLARARAEMEKAAPDVVILDRRLPDGDGIDFMKALRAEGPSAPLVIVVTAYGDVENAVNALRAGAWDYLAKPVQLTDLVVKLRKVLEARGLRDRLEIARKSGGGPPLVGPKSPGMRAAIDKLKSLTQSPHTPAFIIGPSGVGKQCAAEMLHSMSYRESDENAPFVEVNCAALPEHLVESELFGHERGAFTDARTTRRGLIEIADGGTLFLDEVTELPQPAQAKILKFLDTMRFRRVGGEREISVGLRVIAATNQEVSGLLRAGRFREDLYHRLAVFLVHLPALSTRREDIPDLAETFARHFASRIKKRVSGLTDGAKRLLASYNYPGNVRELRNIIERAVILAQGTEVSEREIVLPDDANREPRAAGFFTVPMPAEGPPPTLEVVERHYVSRVLDHLEGRRMAAAQVLGISYPTFLKRLRELGLD comes from the coding sequence ATGAACGCGAGGGTTCTCGTCGTCGATGACGAACAGGTCTTCCGCATGCTCGCGGAGGAAGCGCTTTCCTCGGAGGGGTTCGAGGTCAAGACCGCGGGGACGCTGGCCCGCGCGCGGGCGGAGATGGAGAAGGCGGCTCCCGACGTCGTGATTCTCGACCGGCGCCTCCCGGACGGCGACGGGATCGATTTCATGAAGGCGCTGCGGGCCGAAGGCCCGTCCGCCCCCCTGGTCATCGTCGTCACCGCGTACGGCGACGTCGAGAACGCGGTCAATGCCCTGCGCGCGGGCGCATGGGACTACCTCGCGAAGCCCGTGCAGCTCACCGACCTCGTCGTGAAGCTGCGCAAGGTGCTGGAGGCCCGCGGCCTCAGGGATCGCCTCGAGATCGCGCGGAAGAGCGGCGGAGGGCCGCCTCTCGTCGGCCCGAAGAGCCCGGGGATGCGCGCGGCGATCGACAAGCTCAAGAGCCTCACGCAGAGCCCGCACACGCCGGCTTTCATCATCGGCCCGTCCGGCGTGGGCAAGCAGTGCGCCGCCGAGATGCTCCACTCGATGTCGTACCGCGAGTCGGACGAGAACGCGCCCTTCGTCGAGGTGAACTGCGCCGCGCTCCCCGAGCATCTCGTCGAGAGCGAGCTCTTCGGCCACGAGCGCGGCGCGTTCACCGACGCGCGGACCACCCGCCGCGGCCTGATCGAGATCGCCGACGGCGGCACCCTGTTCCTCGACGAGGTGACGGAGCTGCCCCAGCCGGCGCAGGCGAAGATCCTGAAATTCCTGGACACGATGCGTTTCCGCCGGGTCGGCGGCGAGCGCGAGATCTCGGTCGGCCTCCGCGTGATCGCGGCCACCAACCAGGAGGTGAGCGGCCTCCTGCGCGCGGGCCGATTCCGCGAGGACCTCTACCACCGGCTCGCCGTCTTCCTCGTCCACCTGCCCGCGCTCTCGACGCGGCGCGAGGACATTCCCGATCTCGCGGAGACGTTCGCGCGGCACTTCGCCTCCCGGATCAAGAAGCGCGTCTCGGGGCTCACCGACGGGGCGAAGCGGCTCCTCGCGTCGTACAACTACCCGGGAAACGTGAGAGAGCTTCGCAACATCATCGAGCGGGCCGTGATCCTCGCGCAGGGGACGGAGGTGTCGGAGCGGGAGATCGTCCTGCCCGACGACGCGAACCGTGAGCCCCGCGCCGCCGGGTTCTTCACGGTGCCGATGCCCGCCGAGGGGCCTCCGCCGACGCTCGAGGTCGTCGAAAGGCACTACGTCAGCCGGGTGCTCGATCACCTCGAGGGGCGGAGGATGGCGGCGGCGCAGGTCCTCGGGATCTCCTACCCGACGTTTCTGAAGAGGCTGCGGGAGCTCGGGCTGGACTGA
- a CDS encoding efflux RND transporter permease subunit, whose translation MLDALLSHSLKYPLGAFVLAATLLAGGYYAFSNLAVEAFPDPTDTQVQVITIFPGQPTEEVERRVSLPLERALNGTPGLFRLRSVSLFGLSFVTATFDDGVDLYFARQQVKERLADAELPEGVEASLGPVATPIGEVYRYTLDGTSSDPMALRTLQDWVVRPQLLRVSGVADVVSYGGLVKEIHVQPDPKRMAELGVGLSDISDALKKGSANATGGYVERGSEMFVIRSLGIFRDISDIERVRVAYHNGVPVRVRDIAMVREGYAPRQGIVTRDANDDAIEGIVLMRRGQNPSVVLAALRQRVEEINGRILPKGVAVLPFYDRTELVQTTLRTVFRNLAEGATLVTLVLFVFLLSIRASLIVAAVIPLSLAASFLYLYARGMSANLLSMGAVDFGIIVDGAVILVEHLFHRFSDEAHSGPGTPADRVLGAAREVARPTLFSLLIIIAAYIPIFSLQRVEGRIFAPMANTVVSALVGALLVSFTLVPVLALFALRGKTTHRDSPVLKLASRIYTPVLGYSMKEPIVVLVVGTGLMAAAVTLLPRLGSEFLPELNEGALYVTFTLPDNISLTEGRKLTPRIKEILGRTPEVTGMISQLGRPEDGTDPTLPNNLEIFLKLKPLEEWRPQAKTLNALVTEMDANLKEIPGLEYNFSQPIRDNVNENISGQFGQIAVKIYGEHLATLQQAAESAKAAIATVPGAADLGIVKSGEMPLVGVKLDREALARYDLDLADVQDYAETAMGGHVATELWEGEKKFDVTVRLPRATREDVGEIRGIMLPLRNGSIIPLSAVADVSMGTGRAAITRENGRRYVGIRMNVRNRDMGSFVEEARRKVESAAPLPAGYEITWAGEFENQQRAMARLGLVIPLALILTFLLLFSAFESVWDALIILLNVPFALVGGVVGLAIAHLTLSVSAAVGFIALLGQAVLNGVLVVAAIRSRLEKGEAFLDAVVLGARERLRAVLMTALLACLGLVPAALSHAIGSETQRPIAVVVVGGTISAAALTLIVLPVTYFWAHRLREAVSARLRRLVPQGA comes from the coding sequence ATGCTCGACGCGCTGCTCTCGCACTCGCTGAAGTACCCGCTCGGGGCCTTCGTCCTCGCGGCGACGCTTCTCGCCGGGGGGTACTACGCCTTCTCGAACCTCGCGGTCGAGGCGTTCCCGGATCCGACCGACACGCAGGTGCAGGTGATCACGATCTTCCCCGGCCAGCCGACCGAGGAGGTTGAGCGGCGCGTGTCGCTCCCGCTCGAGAGGGCGCTCAACGGGACGCCCGGGCTCTTCCGGCTGAGGAGCGTGTCGCTCTTCGGCCTCTCGTTCGTGACGGCGACCTTCGACGACGGCGTCGATCTCTACTTCGCCCGCCAGCAGGTGAAGGAACGCCTCGCCGACGCCGAGCTGCCGGAGGGGGTCGAGGCGTCGCTCGGGCCGGTGGCGACGCCGATCGGCGAGGTCTACCGCTACACGCTCGACGGCACGTCCTCCGATCCGATGGCGCTCCGGACCCTCCAGGACTGGGTGGTGAGGCCTCAACTTCTCAGAGTTTCAGGCGTCGCCGACGTCGTGAGCTACGGCGGGCTCGTCAAGGAGATCCACGTGCAGCCCGATCCGAAGCGCATGGCGGAGCTCGGCGTCGGGCTCTCGGACATCTCGGACGCGCTGAAGAAGGGGAGCGCGAACGCGACCGGAGGCTACGTCGAGCGCGGCTCGGAGATGTTCGTCATCCGATCGCTCGGCATCTTCAGGGACATCTCGGACATCGAGAGGGTCCGCGTCGCCTACCACAACGGAGTCCCGGTGAGAGTCCGCGACATCGCCATGGTGCGCGAGGGGTACGCGCCGCGCCAGGGGATCGTCACGCGCGACGCGAACGACGACGCCATCGAGGGGATCGTCCTGATGCGGCGCGGCCAGAACCCGTCGGTCGTCCTCGCCGCCCTCAGGCAGCGCGTCGAGGAGATCAACGGCCGCATCCTCCCGAAGGGCGTCGCGGTGCTGCCGTTCTACGACCGCACCGAGCTGGTGCAGACGACGCTCAGGACCGTCTTCCGCAACCTCGCCGAGGGAGCCACGCTCGTCACCCTCGTCCTCTTCGTCTTCCTGCTCTCGATCCGCGCCTCGCTCATCGTCGCCGCGGTGATTCCCCTCTCCCTCGCCGCCTCGTTCCTGTACCTCTACGCGCGGGGGATGTCGGCCAACCTGCTCTCGATGGGTGCGGTCGACTTCGGGATCATCGTGGACGGCGCCGTCATTCTCGTCGAGCACCTGTTCCACAGGTTCTCCGACGAGGCTCACAGCGGCCCCGGGACCCCTGCCGACCGGGTCCTCGGGGCCGCTCGTGAGGTCGCCCGGCCCACCCTCTTCTCGCTCCTGATCATCATCGCGGCGTACATCCCCATCTTCTCGCTCCAGCGGGTCGAGGGGAGGATCTTCGCGCCGATGGCGAACACGGTCGTCAGCGCGCTCGTCGGCGCGCTCCTCGTGAGCTTCACGCTCGTCCCCGTGCTCGCCCTCTTCGCGCTCCGGGGGAAAACGACGCACCGCGACTCGCCGGTGCTGAAGCTCGCGAGCCGGATCTACACGCCCGTGCTCGGCTACTCGATGAAGGAGCCGATCGTCGTCCTGGTCGTCGGCACCGGGCTCATGGCCGCGGCCGTGACGCTCCTGCCGAGGCTCGGGTCGGAGTTCCTCCCCGAGCTGAACGAGGGGGCGCTCTACGTCACCTTCACCCTCCCCGACAACATCTCGCTGACGGAGGGGAGGAAGCTGACGCCGCGGATCAAGGAGATCCTCGGCCGCACCCCCGAGGTCACGGGGATGATCTCCCAGCTCGGGCGTCCCGAGGACGGCACCGACCCGACGCTCCCGAACAACCTGGAGATCTTCCTCAAGCTCAAGCCGCTCGAGGAGTGGCGCCCGCAGGCGAAGACGCTGAACGCCCTCGTGACCGAGATGGACGCGAACCTCAAGGAGATCCCCGGCCTCGAGTACAACTTCTCGCAGCCGATCCGCGACAACGTCAACGAGAACATCTCCGGACAGTTCGGCCAGATCGCGGTGAAGATCTACGGGGAGCATCTCGCGACGCTCCAGCAGGCCGCCGAGAGCGCGAAGGCGGCGATCGCGACGGTGCCGGGGGCCGCGGACCTCGGCATCGTGAAGTCGGGGGAGATGCCGCTCGTGGGCGTGAAGCTCGATCGCGAGGCGCTCGCGCGCTACGACCTCGATCTCGCCGACGTGCAGGACTACGCGGAGACGGCGATGGGAGGCCACGTGGCCACCGAGCTCTGGGAGGGGGAGAAGAAGTTCGACGTGACGGTGAGGCTCCCGCGCGCGACCCGCGAGGACGTCGGGGAGATCCGGGGGATCATGCTGCCGCTCCGCAACGGCTCGATCATCCCGCTGTCGGCCGTGGCCGACGTGTCGATGGGAACCGGGCGCGCCGCGATCACGCGCGAGAACGGGCGGCGTTACGTCGGCATCCGGATGAACGTGCGCAACCGCGACATGGGGTCCTTCGTCGAGGAGGCGCGGCGGAAGGTCGAGTCGGCGGCGCCCCTCCCCGCCGGGTACGAGATCACCTGGGCGGGCGAGTTCGAGAACCAGCAGCGGGCGATGGCGCGGCTGGGGCTCGTGATCCCGCTCGCGCTGATCCTCACGTTCCTGCTCCTCTTCTCCGCGTTCGAGTCGGTCTGGGACGCGCTCATCATCCTGCTCAACGTTCCGTTCGCGCTGGTAGGCGGCGTCGTCGGCCTCGCGATCGCGCACCTCACGCTGTCGGTGTCCGCGGCCGTGGGCTTCATCGCCCTGCTCGGCCAGGCGGTCCTGAACGGCGTGCTGGTCGTCGCGGCGATCCGGAGCCGGCTCGAGAAGGGCGAGGCCTTCCTGGACGCCGTCGTCCTCGGGGCGCGCGAGCGCCTGCGCGCCGTCCTCATGACCGCGCTCCTCGCGTGCCTCGGGCTCGTTCCGGCGGCGCTCTCCCACGCGATCGGCAGCGAGACCCAGAGACCGATCGCCGTGGTGGTGGTGGGCGGGACGATCTCGGCGGCGGCGCTCACGCTGATCGTCCTGCCCGTCACCTACTTCTGGGCCCACCGCCTTCGCGAGGCGGTCTCGGCCCGGCTGCGCCGCCTCGTCCCGCAGGGCGCTTGA
- a CDS encoding efflux RND transporter periplasmic adaptor subunit codes for MHTIDELDARATTGGRRSRSRRAMHVAIAALVSAVSVWLAMAFTREAPPPPAGTPGMTVTERGLALSPDAPQWKSLKVGAAVVAISHWADRVPARVQIDQTRASQVGSPLAGRVTAVHVELGQEVKSGEPLFTVSSPEIASLRADQEKASLDLATADKNLERIRAMVAAKALPAKDEIAASAVYHEAEVANRLAGSKLEALKVSSREANAFTVTAPRAGVVVEKNILPAQEVGAEAGGSLMVIADLSRVWVVADIFEEHSAEISPGTPGAVTFPALPGLEVKDAVEMVSSVVDPVKHSVPIRLLLDNPKRLLKPNMYAEVNLSIRQAAGAVEVPASALVSDGAHQYVYVQLDGKEFVRREVVAGSSHDGTVPIFKGLDRGEMVVEEGAILLDNQIALAH; via the coding sequence ATGCACACCATCGACGAACTCGACGCCCGGGCGACGACCGGCGGCCGGCGCTCCCGCTCGCGACGCGCCATGCACGTCGCGATCGCGGCCCTTGTCAGCGCCGTCTCCGTGTGGCTCGCGATGGCCTTCACGCGGGAGGCGCCGCCGCCACCGGCGGGGACCCCGGGGATGACGGTGACGGAGAGGGGTCTGGCCCTCTCACCCGATGCGCCGCAGTGGAAGAGCCTGAAGGTCGGGGCGGCCGTCGTCGCGATCTCGCACTGGGCCGATCGCGTTCCCGCGCGCGTGCAGATCGACCAGACGCGCGCCTCGCAGGTGGGATCGCCGCTGGCCGGGCGCGTGACGGCCGTGCACGTGGAGCTCGGCCAGGAGGTGAAATCGGGCGAGCCGCTCTTCACGGTGTCGAGCCCCGAGATCGCGTCCTTGAGGGCCGACCAGGAGAAGGCCTCGCTCGACCTGGCGACCGCCGACAAGAACCTCGAGCGCATCCGCGCGATGGTGGCCGCGAAGGCGCTCCCGGCCAAGGATGAGATCGCCGCGTCCGCGGTCTACCACGAGGCCGAGGTCGCGAACCGTCTCGCGGGGTCCAAGCTCGAGGCGCTGAAGGTCTCCTCCCGTGAGGCCAACGCCTTCACCGTGACCGCGCCGCGCGCGGGGGTCGTCGTGGAGAAGAACATCCTCCCCGCGCAGGAAGTGGGCGCGGAGGCGGGTGGATCGCTCATGGTGATCGCCGACCTGTCGAGGGTCTGGGTGGTGGCCGACATCTTCGAGGAGCATTCAGCCGAGATCTCCCCCGGAACTCCGGGGGCGGTGACCTTTCCGGCGCTCCCGGGGCTCGAGGTGAAGGACGCGGTGGAGATGGTCTCCTCGGTCGTCGATCCCGTGAAGCACTCGGTGCCGATCCGCCTCCTCCTCGACAACCCGAAGCGCCTCCTCAAGCCCAACATGTACGCCGAGGTGAATCTCTCGATCCGCCAGGCCGCCGGGGCCGTCGAGGTCCCGGCCTCGGCCCTCGTGTCGGACGGCGCGCACCAGTACGTGTACGTCCAGCTCGACGGAAAGGAGTTCGTCCGCCGCGAGGTCGTGGCCGGATCGTCCCATGACGGCACGGTTCCGATCTTCAAGGGGCTCGACCGCGGCGAGATGGTCGTCGAGGAGGGGGCCATCCTGCTCGACAACCAGATCGCGCTGGCCCACTGA
- a CDS encoding sensor histidine kinase, translated as MKNPLVRAPSHRSGDSLTQAHARFARAALAIYAAAAAVAVTMLLASISQDRIHQEQEIKSSLLLQTQAQAFYLGKQLEHLGGEVMRLGLRSEVDLLDQNLGPEQSLLSLTHARSAFFNMGIAILSVDGSVLWSEPQTFLTAGTSFARQPWFDLMRSGSRVSIVPVDPDRAEEASLYVVAPILRGGKFTGALVGGIDLARTSDMSAVAGRKDGVLTILATRQGAVVYPPTPPPFATDGAWLRVFGRSSWEPDLGELELQGVATLVAATEVPDTDLILIALAPKAEFLRDATTRMTGRAALTLSVILVPLVLLVFLFRRSLRFLREAEERAMREERLRLLGEAANLIAHEVKNSLNGLRIGLDLLLRGARAARDPSEEKIVAGMRTQIETMSNFTSELLVFSKGVTPRPVEIELREFARKIAELQRDAAAEAGVILGVESKVDEVRVNADPSLTHVVLTNLVGNALDALSANGSGTAPRVSVEVGSTGEFGWVRVSDNGPGVAPAIRPSLFEPFVSGKPSGVGIGLALSRKIARAHGGDLVLEASGGGASFLLTLPREAK; from the coding sequence ATGAAGAATCCGCTGGTCCGCGCCCCGTCGCACCGCTCCGGCGACAGCCTCACGCAGGCCCACGCGCGCTTCGCCCGGGCGGCGCTCGCGATCTACGCCGCGGCGGCCGCAGTGGCCGTCACCATGCTCCTCGCGTCCATCTCGCAGGATCGGATCCACCAGGAGCAGGAGATCAAGTCGAGTTTGCTGCTCCAAACCCAGGCGCAGGCCTTCTACCTCGGCAAGCAGCTCGAGCACCTCGGCGGCGAGGTGATGCGCCTGGGGCTCCGCAGCGAGGTGGACCTGCTCGATCAGAATCTCGGGCCGGAGCAGAGCCTGCTGAGCCTGACGCACGCGCGCAGCGCCTTCTTCAACATGGGGATCGCGATTCTCAGCGTCGACGGCTCCGTGCTCTGGTCCGAGCCGCAGACCTTCCTCACCGCCGGCACCTCGTTCGCGCGCCAGCCGTGGTTCGATCTGATGAGGAGCGGCTCGCGGGTCAGCATCGTCCCGGTCGATCCCGATCGCGCGGAGGAGGCGTCGCTGTACGTCGTCGCGCCCATCCTTCGCGGCGGGAAGTTCACCGGCGCGCTCGTGGGGGGGATCGATCTCGCCCGGACGAGCGACATGAGCGCCGTGGCGGGGCGCAAGGACGGGGTGCTGACGATTCTCGCGACGCGGCAGGGGGCGGTCGTCTACCCTCCCACCCCGCCGCCGTTCGCGACCGATGGCGCCTGGCTGCGCGTCTTCGGCCGGAGCTCGTGGGAGCCCGACCTCGGGGAGCTCGAGCTCCAGGGGGTGGCCACGCTCGTCGCCGCCACCGAGGTGCCGGACACGGATCTGATCCTGATCGCGCTCGCCCCGAAGGCGGAGTTCCTGAGGGACGCGACCACGCGCATGACCGGGCGCGCGGCGCTGACGCTGTCCGTCATTCTCGTCCCGCTGGTCCTCCTCGTCTTTCTCTTCAGGCGATCCCTGAGGTTCCTGCGCGAGGCCGAGGAACGGGCGATGCGCGAGGAGAGGCTCCGCCTCCTCGGAGAGGCCGCGAACCTCATCGCGCACGAGGTGAAGAACTCGCTCAACGGGCTCCGGATCGGCCTCGACCTGCTGCTGCGCGGCGCGCGCGCGGCCCGGGACCCGTCGGAGGAGAAGATCGTCGCGGGGATGCGAACGCAGATCGAGACGATGTCGAACTTCACGAGCGAGCTCCTCGTCTTCTCGAAGGGCGTGACGCCGCGGCCCGTGGAGATCGAGCTGCGCGAGTTCGCCCGAAAGATCGCCGAGCTGCAGAGGGACGCGGCGGCGGAGGCCGGCGTGATCCTCGGGGTCGAGTCGAAGGTGGACGAGGTGAGGGTGAACGCGGATCCGTCGCTGACGCACGTGGTCCTCACGAACCTCGTGGGCAACGCGCTCGATGCCCTCTCGGCCAACGGCTCCGGGACGGCCCCGCGGGTGAGCGTCGAGGTCGGATCGACGGGGGAGTTCGGCTGGGTGAGGGTGTCGGACAACGGGCCGGGGGTGGCGCCGGCGATCCGCCCGTCGCTCTTCGAGCCGTTCGTGAGCGGCAAGCCGAGCGGCGTGGGGATCGGCCTGGCGCTCTCGAGGAAGATCGCGCGGGCTCATGGCGGAGATCTGGTGCTGGAGGCGTCGGGCGGGGGCGCCAGCTTCCTTCTCACCTTGCCGAGGGAGGCGAAATGA